From Leptotrichia sp. oral taxon 215 str. W9775, a single genomic window includes:
- a CDS encoding SIMPL domain-containing protein (The SIMPL domain is named for its presence in mouse protein SIMPL (signalling molecule that associates with mouse pelle-like kinase). Bacterial member BP26, from Brucella, was shown to assemble into a channel-like structure, while YggE from E. coli has been associated with resistance to oxidative stress.), whose protein sequence is MKKKLIALFLILSAFSFSENVIRKVSVTGNYEKEVMPDVATITFQIKTKNGNLSVATKEANDRIEKFKSALKNRNIDLSQLETLSFYSRKQKDYDNDDYNDSKGKKTAVSSTESKKPDSYTANIAVLIKNTDFNQIAGLVEFSDGENLQSINKNFDDNTFEFNIKATDTTLEKALNTVFAKLNSAKSKIQSLNVPASNIVLGDYNITENFNGKSKEQKDVYYVIHSFKITTKNIKGLNSIISLADDNGINIDGSIHFDISNKDQIASDMYNEAFKQAKNKAESILKSSELKLASPIVVSEDVEFQQKMIDKIDESWSFDSSKEIAEFSAPSVKFAVAERSSGAKKSRIDYTPKPIKLIQNISVMYEMK, encoded by the coding sequence ATGAAAAAGAAATTAATCGCTTTATTTCTTATCCTTTCAGCATTTTCATTTTCAGAAAATGTAATAAGAAAAGTAAGCGTAACCGGAAATTATGAAAAGGAAGTAATGCCTGATGTTGCCACTATAACATTCCAGATAAAAACTAAAAATGGAAATCTCAGTGTGGCAACAAAGGAAGCAAATGACAGAATTGAAAAATTTAAGTCTGCTCTGAAAAACAGGAATATTGATTTATCACAGCTTGAAACACTTTCTTTCTACAGCAGAAAACAAAAAGATTATGATAATGATGATTACAATGACAGTAAAGGGAAAAAAACCGCCGTTTCAAGTACTGAAAGTAAAAAACCTGACTCATATACTGCAAATATAGCTGTACTTATTAAGAACACTGACTTCAATCAGATAGCAGGTCTTGTAGAGTTTTCTGACGGGGAAAATCTTCAAAGTATAAATAAAAATTTTGATGACAATACATTCGAATTTAACATAAAAGCAACAGATACAACCTTGGAAAAAGCTCTGAATACTGTATTTGCCAAACTTAATTCTGCAAAATCCAAAATTCAGTCTTTAAATGTTCCAGCAAGCAATATTGTTCTGGGTGACTATAACATTACAGAAAACTTTAATGGAAAAAGTAAGGAACAGAAGGATGTTTATTATGTAATTCATAGTTTTAAAATAACTACTAAAAATATTAAAGGATTGAATTCTATCATTTCCCTTGCTGATGACAATGGAATAAATATAGACGGAAGTATCCATTTTGATATTTCCAATAAGGATCAGATAGCTTCAGACATGTATAACGAAGCATTTAAACAGGCAAAAAATAAAGCTGAAAGCATTCTGAAATCAAGTGAACTAAAACTTGCTTCTCCAATTGTTGTAAGTGAAGATGTTGAGTTTCAGCAAAAAATGATTGATAAAATTGATGAATCGTGGAGTTTTGACAGCAGCAAAGAAATAGCTGAATTTTCGGCTCCCAGTGTAAAATTTGCTGTTGCAGAACGTTCATCCGGAGCAAAAAAATCTAGAATTGATTATACTCCAAAACCAATAAAATTAATACAGAATATATCTGTAATGTATGAAATGAAATAA
- a CDS encoding DUF1576 domain-containing protein: MTKEKKKEYLIISLLPFIMLVYSIIFTNPADLIKGMKDIFLSDGVLLTDYFVVGGKGAAMFNASVIALLNIYLIYRMDMKINGLLISGIYIMLGFAFMGKNLLNIIPFYLGTYAYAKFEGRSFKTVITGCMFTTALSPVVSSISKAFNFSIFGIILAIGAGFLMGFIVPAVSIHVINFHNGYTLYNTGLAAGLIAIIIYAILEEVGLKVAPNKTFVEKMDYPILILLILVFTFYIIYGYYANGRSFENFDSLLKHSGKLVTDFTVTEGFPMVMINMGILGFISIALIFLMFPYINGPILSGLFTLIGFAGFGKHLKNVLPIIAGVSLSYIMFGINIPLTTFAITLFFSTCLAPISGKFGIIPGIIVGFTNFCLVLNMGALHGGLNLYNTGLSAGIVASVSVPILQLFYGGKK, translated from the coding sequence ATGACAAAAGAAAAAAAGAAGGAGTACCTTATTATTTCACTTTTACCCTTTATTATGCTGGTTTATTCAATAATTTTCACAAACCCTGCCGATTTAATAAAGGGAATGAAAGATATTTTTTTATCTGATGGCGTTCTTCTGACTGATTACTTTGTGGTTGGTGGTAAAGGAGCGGCCATGTTTAATGCTTCAGTCATTGCACTGCTGAATATTTATCTTATATACAGGATGGATATGAAAATCAATGGCCTGCTTATATCTGGAATTTATATAATGCTTGGATTTGCCTTCATGGGAAAAAATCTGCTTAACATTATTCCATTTTACCTAGGTACCTATGCCTATGCAAAATTTGAAGGAAGAAGCTTTAAGACAGTTATAACAGGTTGTATGTTTACAACTGCACTTTCACCGGTTGTCAGCAGTATTTCAAAAGCCTTTAATTTTTCCATTTTTGGAATTATTCTGGCAATTGGAGCCGGATTCCTTATGGGATTTATTGTACCGGCAGTTTCCATACATGTAATAAACTTCCATAACGGTTATACACTGTATAACACAGGACTGGCTGCAGGACTTATTGCCATTATTATTTATGCAATACTGGAGGAAGTTGGGCTTAAAGTTGCACCAAATAAAACATTTGTTGAAAAAATGGATTATCCTATTTTAATTTTACTTATACTGGTTTTCACTTTTTACATTATTTATGGTTATTATGCAAATGGCCGTTCATTCGAAAATTTTGACAGCCTGCTTAAACATTCAGGGAAACTTGTAACAGACTTCACTGTTACTGAAGGTTTTCCAATGGTTATGATAAATATGGGAATTTTAGGATTTATTTCCATTGCTCTTATTTTTCTTATGTTTCCTTATATTAACGGACCTATTTTATCCGGTCTTTTTACTCTTATAGGGTTTGCAGGATTTGGAAAACATCTGAAAAATGTTCTTCCAATAATAGCCGGAGTTTCACTTTCCTATATAATGTTTGGTATAAATATTCCACTTACAACTTTTGCCATAACTTTATTTTTTTCCACATGCCTTGCACCAATCAGTGGAAAATTTGGAATTATTCCGGGAATTATTGTTGGATTTACAAATTTTTGTCTAGTTTTAAATATGGGGGCACTTCATGGCGGATTGAATTTATATAATACGGGGCTTTCCGCAGGAATTGTTGCAAGTGTAAGCGTTCCTATATTACAATTATTTTATGGAGGAAAAAAATGA
- a CDS encoding SH3 domain-containing protein, producing MEEKNNQKEELEREIEKLKEQVELERLRKERDELREKLKADNNGKYSNPTANSIQSDNREDDDSEEDNGKMKGMLTVVLSALAVVMIIIIGITVFRINKESKKIAEKIENVQSQEEKTEKEDNQKSDIEVVVSTPQAPGTATQGTGQNTSDPNVVIPQTPVSDAAAQGNQQAKPEEEIKKGTEYYTKSTKGPVNIRKTSSKNSSLQDELPDGVVLKFIGKEGKWYRVSYTVNNQTKEGFVHVSQIKKK from the coding sequence ATGGAAGAAAAAAATAACCAGAAAGAAGAACTGGAAAGAGAAATAGAAAAGTTGAAGGAACAGGTTGAACTGGAAAGATTAAGAAAAGAAAGAGATGAGCTTAGGGAAAAGCTTAAGGCTGACAATAATGGTAAATACAGTAATCCTACTGCAAATAGTATTCAAAGTGACAACAGGGAAGATGATGATTCAGAAGAAGACAATGGGAAAATGAAAGGAATGCTGACAGTGGTATTATCAGCACTGGCAGTGGTCATGATTATAATTATCGGAATTACTGTTTTTAGAATAAATAAGGAAAGTAAGAAGATAGCTGAAAAAATAGAAAATGTACAGTCTCAGGAAGAAAAAACAGAAAAAGAGGATAATCAGAAAAGTGATATAGAGGTAGTGGTGAGCACACCTCAAGCACCAGGAACTGCTACGCAGGGGACAGGGCAAAATACGTCAGATCCTAATGTGGTAATTCCTCAAACTCCAGTTTCAGATGCAGCAGCACAGGGAAATCAACAGGCTAAACCGGAAGAGGAAATCAAAAAAGGAACAGAATATTATACGAAATCAACTAAAGGTCCTGTAAATATAAGAAAAACTTCTTCAAAAAATAGCTCGCTTCAGGATGAACTGCCTGATGGAGTAGTTCTGAAATTTATCGGAAAAGAAGGAAAATGGTATCGTGTATCCTACACAGTCAATAATCAGACAAAAGAAGGATTTGTTCATGTTTCACAAATAAAAAAGAAATAA
- the glmS gene encoding glutamine--fructose-6-phosphate transaminase (isomerizing): MCGIVGYIGSQNAQDFVLDGLEKLEYRGYDSAGIAVNTGEDKFHIVKKVGRLKNLADILEKEPLKGTMAIGHTRWATHGKPSDENSHPHFNKDETLVVVHNGIIENYLELKKELIAKGYKFNSETDTEVVTHLLDELYEGDLLEATKKLIKIIKGAYALGIMAVNEPDRIIAVRKESPLIIGLGKGENYIASDIPAILKYTRDVYLIENNEIVEVKKDSVKVMDTEGKEIKREVTHVEWDMEAASKGGYEYFMEKEIHEQPEVLIETLNSRVDEDNNINFDNAGLTKEYLEGVNSIYIVACGTAYHAGLVGKFIIEKKTRVKVDVDIASEFRYRNPVIDDKTLVIVLSQSGETLDTLEAMKEAKRNGARVVAITNVVGSSIAREADHVIYTWAGPEIAVASTKAYTTQMVILYLLATDMAYKFGKINREDYEKDIKSLYRLKTDIKKMLEYSDRIEKVADKIKDQTSMFYLGRGLDYVIAVEGALKSKEISYIHSEAFASGELKHGTIALIEEGIPVVINVTQSDLFEKSISNIKEVAARGAYVIAIAKEGNTLAEEVADEVFYIPNVEDDYTGFLSIIIHQLLAYHLSKLKGNDVDKPRNLAKSVTVE; the protein is encoded by the coding sequence ATGTGCGGAATAGTAGGTTATATTGGGTCGCAAAACGCCCAAGATTTTGTATTGGATGGATTAGAAAAACTGGAATACAGAGGTTATGATTCAGCAGGTATAGCTGTAAATACTGGAGAAGACAAGTTTCATATTGTGAAAAAAGTTGGAAGGTTGAAAAATCTGGCTGATATACTGGAAAAGGAGCCATTAAAAGGAACAATGGCAATAGGTCATACTAGATGGGCAACTCATGGAAAGCCTTCTGATGAAAACTCCCATCCACATTTTAATAAGGATGAAACATTGGTAGTTGTTCATAATGGAATTATTGAAAACTATCTTGAATTAAAAAAGGAACTTATTGCAAAAGGCTATAAATTCAACTCTGAAACAGATACTGAAGTTGTAACTCATTTGCTGGATGAACTGTATGAAGGTGATTTGCTTGAAGCAACAAAAAAACTTATCAAGATTATAAAAGGTGCATATGCACTTGGAATTATGGCTGTAAATGAGCCTGACAGAATAATAGCTGTAAGAAAGGAAAGTCCTCTTATAATCGGGTTGGGAAAAGGAGAAAATTATATAGCTTCTGATATACCTGCAATACTTAAATATACAAGAGATGTATATCTGATTGAAAATAACGAAATAGTTGAAGTGAAAAAAGATTCAGTTAAGGTTATGGATACAGAAGGAAAAGAAATAAAGAGGGAAGTTACACATGTTGAATGGGATATGGAAGCTGCTTCCAAAGGTGGATATGAGTATTTCATGGAAAAGGAAATTCACGAACAGCCTGAAGTATTAATTGAAACATTAAATAGTAGAGTAGATGAAGATAATAATATAAATTTTGACAATGCCGGACTTACTAAGGAATATTTGGAAGGGGTAAACAGTATTTACATTGTTGCCTGTGGAACTGCATATCATGCAGGATTAGTAGGTAAATTTATTATTGAAAAGAAAACAAGAGTAAAAGTGGATGTGGATATTGCTTCTGAATTCAGATACAGAAATCCTGTAATTGATGACAAGACACTTGTAATAGTTTTAAGTCAGTCAGGAGAAACTCTGGATACTCTTGAAGCAATGAAGGAAGCAAAGAGAAACGGGGCAAGAGTTGTGGCTATAACAAATGTTGTAGGTTCATCTATAGCAAGGGAAGCTGACCATGTAATTTATACTTGGGCAGGGCCTGAAATTGCAGTTGCTTCAACAAAGGCGTATACTACACAGATGGTAATTCTTTATTTGCTTGCCACTGATATGGCTTATAAGTTTGGAAAAATTAATAGGGAAGATTATGAAAAGGATATAAAATCCCTTTATAGATTAAAGACAGATATAAAGAAAATGCTTGAATATTCTGACAGAATAGAAAAAGTGGCTGATAAAATTAAGGATCAGACAAGTATGTTCTATCTTGGAAGAGGACTTGATTATGTTATAGCAGTTGAAGGAGCCCTGAAATCAAAGGAAATTTCATATATTCACTCAGAAGCCTTTGCATCTGGGGAATTAAAGCATGGAACTATTGCATTGATTGAGGAAGGTATACCTGTAGTAATTAATGTTACTCAGTCGGATCTGTTTGAAAAGTCAATATCAAACATAAAGGAAGTTGCTGCAAGAGGAGCTTATGTAATTGCTATTGCTAAGGAAGGAAATACACTTGCTGAAGAAGTGGCTGATGAAGTTTTCTACATTCCTAACGTGGAAGATGACTATACTGGATTCCTTTCAATAATAATTCATCAGCTATTGGCATATCATTTATCAAAGCTTAAAGGAAATGATGTTGATAAACCAAGAAATCTTGCTAAGTCAGTAACAGTGGAATAA